The Branchiostoma lanceolatum isolate klBraLanc5 chromosome 17, klBraLanc5.hap2, whole genome shotgun sequence genome contains the following window.
AAGATATTTCTTCACAAAGTAGCTGAAACACATCTCTGTGTCAAATGCcaacctacagcacttcttgTGCAACTTAAGACACAAGCCTTCAGCATTTATAAGATAACTTCGGTGGAGGATTACATGTACCCTCGAGCTACTATGCGCTACATGTTTTCGTACAATACAACTGGTTTTAATCCCGTTTGATTGGTTTGACATGGACAATCATGGCAACTGAGTTTCCATTTTTGCAGCCCTTCCTTCCTTTTCTCTACGTTTTACTACTCAAATGTCTAGTGGATGCAGCGTCATAAGAGCAGGAGGTCCAATTTCTAGCTACAAGAAGGAACCCAGGGGCAGCAGACAAATTAGCAAGGAGCTTTGAAGTCCTTGCATATTCTATTAGCTAGGCTTTTGCTGACGTGTACTTTTCAGATATGGCTGTTATCAAAAAAATATTTGCATCAGACGATTTTATATGATTTTGTGCTTTTCCAGCATCTTTTTCGTTTTGCATTGGATGCAATTTAGAGACAATAAGGAACTATTAGTATGCAATGTAATCCACATCaatacattaaaaagaaaattatatctGCTTTAAGACTGCTGTTGTCGAAAGGACACACCCAAACCATTTTCTCCCGTTCGTCTCAACATCGCTCCCCATTAAATGTTTGTACTCCTTGTTTCTGTAAAGTACTtgatttttgtattttattacAATTCATTATGTCCACATTCCCATAATGTAAAATTGTATATAGCTAGCTTAGAATTAGAGTTCTAATCAAGGATACAATGAAAACAATCCGTACTTACGGCGCAACTGCTACGGTGGCGCCTCGCGCTCCGAGTCCTTTAGTTCGGACAGGACGTTACCGCTCCATGAAGATGTGCTCAGGACGGTATCGACTCGTGATTTCACACAATATCACTTTCTAAAGATGTGACTCAAGATTTAGGTTTTCAGCGGTGCTTTTCTGGGTGCTTCAACCGTGACTGCGACCAGTTCGCTTTTCTTCAGGCTGGATGTACGCATGCGTAATATACAACATGGGATTATATGTTAAATatgttgactgtatatcattatgataacgATGAGATCTTATTGGCGGAGTGAGATTGTAAAGATTGGCACAAACTATTCCTTGGGGGTGGGGCAGACAAGGGATTAGATGAATAACACCACACCTATGTAAATtgaaattatatatataagtgACTTAGGATCATATAAagtcatatatacatacatacatacatacatacatacagtgacctatttcaaaatcaatacaCTGATATTGTGTTGGTTTTAATGTGTCTTCAAAATCATACGTACCTTTAACCAAAGTACGATACTGATACAAATTACTTTCTTATAATACGCCATATCTATgacaaataaaagttgatcaTGCAGGGCATTTTATAAATAACGATAAGATAATACAATAACAACCTTGTCGAAAAGCGGCCATattatggccgaacaagcattcgaagtaaaataaaggtttTGACTTGACTTCACAACACATTTCGACAAATAGAACTACATTGCCACAAGTTTACATTTGCATATACGGTTCCAGATAGCATTATGATGgacatattcatatatatataatgttcaTCAACCTAAGACACAATTACAACACATTTCGATTTGAATTCATTTAAAGCGATGTTTCAAGGAAGAGGCGTGCGTTAGAAATGtaccttcggcgtaacataccaaCTAATATGTTTAAAAATCTCAAATAACAGGTACTTTTAAATCTCTAACTGTTACTGGTAGTACTAGTGCATGTATGGCAAGTATTGCCAAAATGTGCTGtgcatttatcattattattctatttattattattcaatCACACTCAGGCCTACCAGTAATAGATCAGGCCATCGTTATAAAATGGAAATGTGTTGCGGCGGTAGGATTGTAAGGTGAGCTAAAGGTGCCTAACAGTTATCTCTTTCTTCATTTAAAATTTAATAGTTGTTGTGTTGTGGATGATCCACGTACACATAGCCTTCATCAGACTTCGCCGTTGTTGGGCCAGGCTGGTGGTGAAAGCTCCTCACGCTGACGGTGTCGGGGTCCCAGTGGGGAGTGTCAAAAACGTCGTCTATACTGAGCCGTCTGTGAAAAATAAGGTAAAACTAAGCCAGCATCTGGTCTTATATCAGGTAGCGAAGATATTTTTACATGATTTAGATTTCTTTTGTAATCGGCCCTACACATGTGTACATGCTATTAAAAATTCATTACTAGTATTCAGCAACTTGGgctaaaatgatttaaaaacatCAAGAACGAAACAATAGTCTTGTCTTGTTTGAATGTgttcaattatgcaaataaggtttaaTCAACTTTAGATGTGTACATCTGtcatttcctgtcactctacggtAAAGGTCTCCACTCTCCAGcatatagaaaatatgcaactgcgaagacaaaaaagacagaccaaaaacaatgcctCCCTGTGAATTGATGGCCTCTTCCATGGACTCTTACCTGTACTACCTGCCACTCAGACAGGTCTGGCCTTTGTggccatcttcccactcacttcatGCCTATCTTTTATTTACTTCgctttggacagacaaggacgacatggcactgcactcaagtttttcaaaaCTAATtttacagagaacaatatagaAGAGAGGAAAGTCAATGTTATGTGCCTTTCCCACGAGCACAACATCGATTTTGCCCGGGGTTTGGAcctgggaccgctgggttcagggcagaaaaccctgccgttacaccacactACCCCTTTCTACTGTGTATTTAAATAACTACGGACATATgcgaacacaaacacacacaccgaaACAAATACACTTTGTACACGGAGTCaataatatttttgaaaaggtacCTCCTCCAGTTACTCCGTATGTACTCGTCCACGATGAACTCCGCCTGCCCGTCCAGGACATCCCTTACGTAAAGATGGGACGCCCGTCGGTACAGCATGTCCACACGGTCCACGATGCACTCCGTTGTGTACTCAATATACACTGGGTCTGCAGGAAAAACACACCGTTAACATTAAAGCAGTATCGGTTGTGTTATAGCATTGGCACATTTTAATGATAATGTCATTAACACAAGTATATCATAGACAATAGCAATAACAGACTATCATTGTGTAAGAGAATGTGAAATTCATTGTTCCCAGTCCACGGCCCCAGACCACTATCGGTCGAAGATTTCCATGGCACCGGACTAGTATACTCCGAGGCCGTAGAGTTCATCACTAATTCAATTAATTCTACGACTCCAGAAGAGCACATTCCGCAGAGTTAATCACTAAATGAACTCCATGACCACTGCCCTAGATTAGTAGAATCTCCTTCCACGTACTTGTAGTTCATCACCAAAAGTAAGGGATTCCATGGTCATGGAACTGTCCATCACCAAAAGAAATGAATTCCATGGCCATTCAACTGTTCATCACCAAAAgtgatgaattccacggccgtggaacTGTCCTTCATTAAAAGAAATTAATTCTAAGGTTAACCGGCTGTGGAACTTTTCATCACTAAAAGTAATGAATTCCTCGGCCATGGAACTCATCAATCCACTGTCTCTGGATATACCCGGTCACGTACCATAGCTGTTGTCCTGACCGTCTCCTGTGACCATACCAGCAACAGCCATCAGGCTTTTCTTCACTCGACCCGCCAGGAAGTCCATTATTTCATAGTCGTTAGGTTGCTTGGAAATGTCACTGCGCCCCTGTAGGTAAGAATTGTACCTTACAATTCAACATGActattgactattgacataacagaaagaGGCGCTGCTGTTGTGCCTGTAAGTTTCGTTTCTTAACATGCAAACTATTTCCCACCATAACATAAAAGTACTTTTTTCCCTCATTTTTGAAGTTTTGAGGCTGTAAAAGGAGCGACGACGCCCTGGAATGATGTTGAGAAGTTTGAGTTATCAAAGCCGAATCCCAATCGTATTGTATATTCGTATCCGCTAACTCTCAATTTAGAAGCCGTTCTGGCTTTTACAATATCATGAAATATTATTCAATTCTTTATCCAAGAGCAATTCTAATATAGACGACATGAATGGATACTTTTGTTAGTTATGCATCAGCAAGCCTCTACAAGGCTGCAGAGGAGGCTGGAAAgagaagaaattggccaaatagacagaaaaacatgaaagaggagttagttaGCTCTAGGGCTACAGTTTGCCAGGCTCGAGTGGCGGATAGaaggagtagaaattggccaaatggacagaaaaacatgaaagatgaGTTGCATCAGCTAGAGGAGCCCTACCTCCACAAAACTGTCATTAATGATGGTgaaagatatgttaatgatgacGAGGAACACGGTCAACATGAAGGTGATGAAGAAGACTGGCCCCAGGACCATGTGGATGTCGGTCAGTTCCTGATGGTCAAATTTCCCGATGGTCATGGAGAAAATGGTCTCAGCAGCGCTGATGACGTTGTTGTATCTGCATATTGGTGACAAAATAAATCCAAGTACAACAGATTTAAGTCGTCATTGACTACGTACTCACAGCAGCGACATATCAATCTATGTGTATCAAAAATTGAATGTGATAACACTTTCAAATAGAACCATTACTTTCTGATAGAGGCATATACGAGAGTGAGTCAGAGAGTAATGTCATGTGTATCATAGCAGCTTCATTTTTTAATGGTAACTTTGAAAGAAACTCAGTCGCTCAAAAAATCTAAACAACAAATTTAGATATCTCATTCTCAAGAATATATGTGCatttacatatgttgcaaagtTCAAATAATTTCCTAAAAAATGATACTAATTGCATGTTTCTGATTCACCCTCGTGCATTGTGTACTTAAGCGGCTTGACTAGTGCCGTATGATGTTTACGTACGTACGTGCAAATATATTCACTTACTTAATTTGATAAAACATGGTGACAGAAATCAGTGTGCACTTAACAAGACAAGACAACAGGACTGACTTCAAAGAGCCTTGTCCAAACACGATGAAGGCGAAGTGGACGAAGGCGAAGAAGACCAGCATGAACTGAACGGCGAAGGGAACCATCATGGTGCTGCTGTGCCTCAGAGTCGCGGACAGGAGAGAGATCCTCTTGTTGAACCTGAG
Protein-coding sequences here:
- the LOC136423309 gene encoding polycystin-2-like protein 2, whose protein sequence is MIHSAYSFVLSTVVFLSTLKFMKLLRFNKRISLLSATLRHSSTMMVPFAVQFMLVFFAFVHFAFIVFGQGSLKYNNVISAAETIFSMTIGKFDHQELTDIHMVLGPVFFITFMLTVFLVIINISFTIINDSFVEVGLL
- the LOC136423706 gene encoding uncharacterized protein; its protein translation is MDFLAGRVKKSLMAVAGMVTGDGQDNSYDPVYIEYTTECIVDRVDMLYRRASHLYVRDVLDGQAEFIVDEYIRSNWRRRLSIDDVFDTPHWDPDTVSVRSFHHQPGPTTAKSDEGYVYVDHPQHNNY